In one Acanthochromis polyacanthus isolate Apoly-LR-REF ecotype Palm Island chromosome 20, KAUST_Apoly_ChrSc, whole genome shotgun sequence genomic region, the following are encoded:
- the garem gene encoding GRB2-associated and regulator of MAPK protein 1 isoform X2 has protein sequence MQASKMDLGTMLYNNLKDVTWSTTSLPLDQLVSAYKLPQIVKLDNGQLVEGLRDNDYLLIHSCRQWTTITAHSLEEGHYVIGPKIEIPVHYEGQFKLLEQDRDVKEPVQYFNSVEEVAKAFPERVYVMEEITFNVKMASGECNEDTEVYNITLSTGDELTLMGQAEILYAKCSKEKSRFNTLFKKIGKLNSISKIGRGKMPCLICMNHRTNESISLPFQCKGRFSTCSPLELQMQDGEHTIRNIVEKTRLPVNVTVPSSPPRNQHDLHLIREGHRYKLVNIQTKTVVVCCILRSNKIIPIHFPFHMAMPRFIVPEELLQGELWLDTMVHRWFSFCQEQFDIDDYSRAVRDVRTDWNDDGKSPKKSSGNGSCSGSSGGSGSSNGCPNHMQIPTSLTYARDELTQSFHRLSVCVYGSNLHGNSEVNLQGCMTLCGDWALLPSDGNPAESGENEHFFPELDSTNQHSPLKKMDVPYEELWLDHLRGQIPKPSSSEGIRGINNGCATTAALSYPVTCPLGAITGSDVPLTPPPVPPKSEAVKEECRLLNAPPIPPRIVKQMPSVPIPSKPRQQDTRSPSPTLSYYSSGLHNIGACEQEGADQQEQSHVCYPCSWGKSNSTEPNTTSPSGSLISDGVSSRLSWPNNFSGGESRCMEEFLPSSCRSYYSYPRKRSPSTPKTCTSSLVDFDGREHAHSSKDFSLQNASLNQICTKSSSYNSEMYRDKPIEESNTKQSLSCPILPPRTPKPNAPKKCADLLSEPVCDGKQETLTQHEQGTEEIFSISNSLTLNCPSLPLTAQWQPPSSLAGLSIEEVSKSLKFIGMPDDIVSLFVSEKIDGNLLLQLTEEILSEDFRLSKLQVKKLMQFINGWRPKI, from the exons ATGCAAGCTAGCAAGATGGACCTTGGAACAATGTTGTACAACAATTTAAAAGATGTTACATGGAGTACGACGTCTTTACCTTTAGATCAACTTGTCAGCGCTTATAAGTTGCCTCAAATTGTCAAGCTGGATAACG GTCAGTTGGTTGAAGGGCTTAGAGACAATGACTACCTCTTGATTCATTCCTGCCGTCAGTGGACTACGATTACTGCTCACAGTCTGGAGGAGGGACACTATGTCATCGGGCCCAAAATAGAGATCCCAGTTCACTATGAAG GTCAGTTTAAGCTGCTGGAGCAGGACAGAGACGTCAAGGAGCCTGTGCAGTACTTCAACAGTGTGGAGGAAGTGGCTAAAGCATTCCCTGAAAGGGTCTACGTCATggaagaaatcactttcaatgTTAAG ATGGCATCAGGGGAatgcaatgaagacacagaaGTTTACAACATTACACTAAGCACTGGTGATGAATTGACATTAATGGGCCAGGCTGAGATCCTCTATGCCAAATGCTCCAAAGAAAAATCAAGATTTAACACCCTTTTTAAGAAGATTGGGAAGCTGAACTCCATCAGTAAGATTGGTAGAGGAAAGATGCCCTGCTTGATTTGCATGAACCACCGCACCAACGAGAGCATCAGCCTGCCGTTCCAGTGCAAAGGCAGGTTCAGCACCTGCAGTCCGCTGGAGCTTCAGATGCAGGACGGCGAGCACACCATCAGGAACATTGTGGAGAAAACCCGTCTCCCTGTCAACGTCACGGTACCCAGCAGTCCGCCCCGCAACCAGCACGACCTCCACCTCATCCGAGAGGGTCACCGCTACAAGTTGGTTAACATTCAGACAAAGACGGTGGTCGTGTGCTGCATTTTGCGGAGCAACAAAATCATCCCCATCCATTTCCCTTTCCATATGGCCATGCCACGATTTATTGTTCCAGAAGAACTCCTGCAAGGAGAGTTGTGGCTGGATACTATGGTACATCGCTGGTTCTCCTTCTGCCAGGAGCAGTTTGACATAGACGACTACTCCCGTGCCGTCCGAGACGTGCGGACAGACTGGAATGACGATGGCAAAAGTCCCAAGAAAAGCAGCGGGAATGGTAGCTGCAGTGGAAGCAGCGGAGGCAGCGGCAGCTCTAACGGCTGTCCCAACCACATGCAGATTCCCACCTCTTTAACATACGCCAGAGATGAACTCACCCAGTCCTTCCACcggctgtctgtgtgtgtttatggcagCAACCTGCACGGTAACAGTGAAGTCAACCTGCAGGGCTGCATGACGCTGTGTGGAGACTGGGCTCTCCTGCCCTCTGATGGCAATCCCGCAGAGTCTGGAGAAAACGAACACTTTTTTCCTGAGCTGGATAGCACAAACCAACACTCACCTCTCAAGAAGATGGATGTTCCGTATGAGGAGCTGTGGCTGGATCACTTGAGAGGTCAGATCCCAAAACCGTCCTCCAGTGAAGGAATCCGAGGCATCAACAATGGCTGCGCTACAACAGCTGCTCTGTCCTACCCAGTCACTTGTCCTCTTGGTGCCATAACCGGTTCAGATGTGCCTCTTACTCCACCACCAGTCCCACCCAAGTCTGAAGCT GTGAAGGAAGAATGTCGTCTCTTGAACGCTCCACCAATCCCTCCACGGATTGTCAAACAGATGCCATCGGTGCCAATCCCGTCGAAGCCACGGCAGCAAGACACTCGTTCTCCAAGTCCGACCCTCTCCTATTATTCTTCTGGTCTCCACAACAT TGGAGCATGTGAGCAAGAGGGAGCGGACCAGCAGGAGCAAAGCCACGTGTGCTACCCTTGTAGCTGGGGTAAATCTAACAGCACTGAGCCGAACACTACTTCACCCAGTGGCAGCCTGATTTCGGACGGAGTGTCCTCCCGGTTGTCTTGGCCGAATAACTTCAGCGGAGGAGAGTCGCGCTGCATGGAGGAGTTTCTACCGTCCAGCTGTCGAAGCTACTACAGTTATCCCAGAAAGAGATCCCCGAGCACCCCGAAAACCTGCACGTCCAGCCTCGTCGACTTTGATGGCCGCGAGCACGCACACAGCAGTAAGGACTTCAGCTTACAGAACGCCTCTCTGAACCAGATCTGCACCAAGTCTTCGAGTTACAATTCAGAAATGTACAGAGACAAGCCGATAGAAGAATCCAACACTAAGCAGAGCCTCTCCTGCCCCATCTTGCCACCAAGAACACCAAAACCAAACGCCCCAAAGAAGTGCGCGGATTTACTGTCGGAACCGGTGTGTGACGGTAAGCAGGAAACTTTAACCCAACACGAGCAGGGCACAGAGGAGATCTTTTCCATCTCTAACTCATTAACTCTGAACTGTCCATCGCTGCCTCTCACTGCTCAGTGGCAGCCGCCGTCCAGCTTGGCCGGCCTTTCCATTGAAGAGGTGTCCAAATCTCTGAAGTTTATTGGCATGCCGGATGACATTGTTTCACTTTTTGTGTCTGAGAAGATTGACGGGAATCTTCTCCTGCAGCTGACTGAGGAGATTTTGTCTGAGGACTTCAGGCTAAGCAAACTGCAGGTGAAGAAACTCATGCAGTTCATAAACGGGTGGAGACCCAAGATATAG
- the garem gene encoding GRB2-associated and regulator of MAPK protein 1 isoform X1, with product MQASKMDLGTMLYNNLKDVTWSTTSLPLDQLVSAYKLPQIVKLDNGQLVEGLRDNDYLLIHSCRQWTTITAHSLEEGHYVIGPKIEIPVHYEGQFKLLEQDRDVKEPVQYFNSVEEVAKAFPERVYVMEEITFNVKMASGECNEDTEVYNITLSTGDELTLMGQAEILYAKCSKEKSRFNTLFKKIGKLNSISKIGRGKMPCLICMNHRTNESISLPFQCKGRFSTCSPLELQMQDGEHTIRNIVEKTRLPVNVTVPSSPPRNQHDLHLIREGHRYKLVNIQTKTVVVCCILRSNKIIPIHFPFHMAMPRFIVPEELLQGELWLDTMVHRWFSFCQEQFDIDDYSRAVRDVRTDWNDDGKSPKKSSGNGSCSGSSGGSGSSNGCPNHMQIPTSLTYARDELTQSFHRLSVCVYGSNLHGNSEVNLQGCMTLCGDWALLPSDGNPAESGENEHFFPELDSTNQHSPLKKMDVPYEELWLDHLRGQIPKPSSSEGIRGINNGCATTAALSYPVTCPLGAITGSDVPLTPPPVPPKSEAVKEECRLLNAPPIPPRIVKQMPSVPIPSKPRQQDTRSPSPTLSYYSSGLHNISGACEQEGADQQEQSHVCYPCSWGKSNSTEPNTTSPSGSLISDGVSSRLSWPNNFSGGESRCMEEFLPSSCRSYYSYPRKRSPSTPKTCTSSLVDFDGREHAHSSKDFSLQNASLNQICTKSSSYNSEMYRDKPIEESNTKQSLSCPILPPRTPKPNAPKKCADLLSEPVCDGKQETLTQHEQGTEEIFSISNSLTLNCPSLPLTAQWQPPSSLAGLSIEEVSKSLKFIGMPDDIVSLFVSEKIDGNLLLQLTEEILSEDFRLSKLQVKKLMQFINGWRPKI from the exons ATGCAAGCTAGCAAGATGGACCTTGGAACAATGTTGTACAACAATTTAAAAGATGTTACATGGAGTACGACGTCTTTACCTTTAGATCAACTTGTCAGCGCTTATAAGTTGCCTCAAATTGTCAAGCTGGATAACG GTCAGTTGGTTGAAGGGCTTAGAGACAATGACTACCTCTTGATTCATTCCTGCCGTCAGTGGACTACGATTACTGCTCACAGTCTGGAGGAGGGACACTATGTCATCGGGCCCAAAATAGAGATCCCAGTTCACTATGAAG GTCAGTTTAAGCTGCTGGAGCAGGACAGAGACGTCAAGGAGCCTGTGCAGTACTTCAACAGTGTGGAGGAAGTGGCTAAAGCATTCCCTGAAAGGGTCTACGTCATggaagaaatcactttcaatgTTAAG ATGGCATCAGGGGAatgcaatgaagacacagaaGTTTACAACATTACACTAAGCACTGGTGATGAATTGACATTAATGGGCCAGGCTGAGATCCTCTATGCCAAATGCTCCAAAGAAAAATCAAGATTTAACACCCTTTTTAAGAAGATTGGGAAGCTGAACTCCATCAGTAAGATTGGTAGAGGAAAGATGCCCTGCTTGATTTGCATGAACCACCGCACCAACGAGAGCATCAGCCTGCCGTTCCAGTGCAAAGGCAGGTTCAGCACCTGCAGTCCGCTGGAGCTTCAGATGCAGGACGGCGAGCACACCATCAGGAACATTGTGGAGAAAACCCGTCTCCCTGTCAACGTCACGGTACCCAGCAGTCCGCCCCGCAACCAGCACGACCTCCACCTCATCCGAGAGGGTCACCGCTACAAGTTGGTTAACATTCAGACAAAGACGGTGGTCGTGTGCTGCATTTTGCGGAGCAACAAAATCATCCCCATCCATTTCCCTTTCCATATGGCCATGCCACGATTTATTGTTCCAGAAGAACTCCTGCAAGGAGAGTTGTGGCTGGATACTATGGTACATCGCTGGTTCTCCTTCTGCCAGGAGCAGTTTGACATAGACGACTACTCCCGTGCCGTCCGAGACGTGCGGACAGACTGGAATGACGATGGCAAAAGTCCCAAGAAAAGCAGCGGGAATGGTAGCTGCAGTGGAAGCAGCGGAGGCAGCGGCAGCTCTAACGGCTGTCCCAACCACATGCAGATTCCCACCTCTTTAACATACGCCAGAGATGAACTCACCCAGTCCTTCCACcggctgtctgtgtgtgtttatggcagCAACCTGCACGGTAACAGTGAAGTCAACCTGCAGGGCTGCATGACGCTGTGTGGAGACTGGGCTCTCCTGCCCTCTGATGGCAATCCCGCAGAGTCTGGAGAAAACGAACACTTTTTTCCTGAGCTGGATAGCACAAACCAACACTCACCTCTCAAGAAGATGGATGTTCCGTATGAGGAGCTGTGGCTGGATCACTTGAGAGGTCAGATCCCAAAACCGTCCTCCAGTGAAGGAATCCGAGGCATCAACAATGGCTGCGCTACAACAGCTGCTCTGTCCTACCCAGTCACTTGTCCTCTTGGTGCCATAACCGGTTCAGATGTGCCTCTTACTCCACCACCAGTCCCACCCAAGTCTGAAGCT GTGAAGGAAGAATGTCGTCTCTTGAACGCTCCACCAATCCCTCCACGGATTGTCAAACAGATGCCATCGGTGCCAATCCCGTCGAAGCCACGGCAGCAAGACACTCGTTCTCCAAGTCCGACCCTCTCCTATTATTCTTCTGGTCTCCACAACAT TAGTGGAGCATGTGAGCAAGAGGGAGCGGACCAGCAGGAGCAAAGCCACGTGTGCTACCCTTGTAGCTGGGGTAAATCTAACAGCACTGAGCCGAACACTACTTCACCCAGTGGCAGCCTGATTTCGGACGGAGTGTCCTCCCGGTTGTCTTGGCCGAATAACTTCAGCGGAGGAGAGTCGCGCTGCATGGAGGAGTTTCTACCGTCCAGCTGTCGAAGCTACTACAGTTATCCCAGAAAGAGATCCCCGAGCACCCCGAAAACCTGCACGTCCAGCCTCGTCGACTTTGATGGCCGCGAGCACGCACACAGCAGTAAGGACTTCAGCTTACAGAACGCCTCTCTGAACCAGATCTGCACCAAGTCTTCGAGTTACAATTCAGAAATGTACAGAGACAAGCCGATAGAAGAATCCAACACTAAGCAGAGCCTCTCCTGCCCCATCTTGCCACCAAGAACACCAAAACCAAACGCCCCAAAGAAGTGCGCGGATTTACTGTCGGAACCGGTGTGTGACGGTAAGCAGGAAACTTTAACCCAACACGAGCAGGGCACAGAGGAGATCTTTTCCATCTCTAACTCATTAACTCTGAACTGTCCATCGCTGCCTCTCACTGCTCAGTGGCAGCCGCCGTCCAGCTTGGCCGGCCTTTCCATTGAAGAGGTGTCCAAATCTCTGAAGTTTATTGGCATGCCGGATGACATTGTTTCACTTTTTGTGTCTGAGAAGATTGACGGGAATCTTCTCCTGCAGCTGACTGAGGAGATTTTGTCTGAGGACTTCAGGCTAAGCAAACTGCAGGTGAAGAAACTCATGCAGTTCATAAACGGGTGGAGACCCAAGATATAG